AATGCTCACACAAAGTTTCGGGCTATCTTTTGCAGATTTTCAAAATACTGTTTGAGCCAATCGAAATGCAGGTTTTTAGGGTTGATCTGAAGAAAGAAGTTTTCCAGTGCCAGTTCAAAAAGCCCTTCCAGTTGTTTTTGAGAAAGGGTTAGGTTAAGGTCTTTGGCCCAGAGCTTCACAAACTCGTTCCCAATGATTTGGTTGGACTTCAGAAGGGTATTTTTGTAACTTTCGTTCTGTTGGTTAAAGCGGAGTTGCCTATTGAAAAGCAAGTCTGTTTTGTGTTCGACCAGAATGTGGATCAGTTCGGGATGGATCGTATTCGCGGCTTTTTCCTTTGCGGCCATAATCGCAGACTGCTTTAAATGGTAAGAGAGCAACTGTTCCATAAACAGCTCAAGGTCTGCAAAATGGTGATAGAACGAAGATTTGCTGATGCCGATCTTCCTGGCGATCACCTCAATTTTCAATCCGTTCTCCCCTGAAACGGCAAAGATTTCGTAGCCGATCTTTATCCAATGTTCTTTTGCGTCGGTCATAGGGTTGCCTTAGTCAATTTAAGTGATAACGGTTCAAGGAATACAGAAAGGCGAGAGTGCTCAACGGGGTTGCCCGGGCGTTGATCTTTCAACACTTCGGTGTCAAAGTGCGTGCACGGCGTTTCAACGGTTTTCCTATCTCCCGCCCATTCGGGCAGTGTCGGCAGGTCTTTCATGGCTTTTTCGTTTTCAGAGGGTTTTGATTGGCAGACTGTGATCGCTTAAATATGCCAAAGTTTTGCGTCTTGCAGTACATTAAGAGGGTTGTTGTCATTGCGAGTGTTTTAATCTGTTGGACTTTCTTTGTATTCCAGAATGTCACCGGGCTGGCAGTCCAATGCTTTACAAATAGCTTCCAGGGTGGTAAATCTGATGGCTTTTGCTTTTCCCGTTTTTAAAATAGAAAGGTTGGACAACGTTAAATCAACTTTTTCTGACAGCTCATTAAGTGACATTTTACGCTTTGCCATCATTACATCTAAATTTACAATGATTGACATGGTTTAAACGGTTAGATCGTTTTCGTTTTGGATTTCAACACCTTTTGAAAAAATAGTCGCAATGACATAGATAACAGCCGCCATAAGTATATATGCCTGACTGTCTGCCCAAAACGGATTTAGGGGGGCGATTTCATATTCGCGATGCAGTAAGTTTTTAGCTGTTTGGCGAGCTAAGTAACTTATGATTCCAATGGATAATGTGTAATAACTGATTTTTGTGATCCGGTTGGCAACATAGCTGTTGAAGGGTTTGGCTAAATCAAGTTTGCTGATGAGCAAAATGACTTCATAGAACAGGTATGCTTTCAACATCGAGATGATCAGGATAAAGCTATACATGCTGAAAAACGCCCATTTGCTGCGACTATACATTTGGCTTAAGTCCAACTTCTGATACAGGTTTTGGACAAATTCAGGCTTGTAGAGGCTGAAAATAAAATTGACTGTCAAACCTCCGGCTTCAATGCACAAGCCAACGAAGATGACCCAGGCAACAATGTGCAGGCCCTTAAATACGATGTTGTTTCTTTGTAACATAAGTGTTAGTAGTTAAAGTTATGTCGCAAAGGTATTTGATATTTATTGAAAAACAATAAATATGTATTTTTTATCAAAAATTATTTGTTGTTAAAGCTGGCTCTCTTTCCGGCCTTTCCGGGTGTTTCCCACCTGCGGAACCTGGCAGTAGGCAACTACCTTGCGGTGAGGACAACGGCGAGGGTGAAAGTTGAAATGTAGGCAATCATTGTTATTTTTGATAAAAAAAGGAATGCGATGGAATGGATTGTTAAGCCAAGGAATGAGGAGGAGTTGCGTTTTGTGCAATCGGTCCTGAATCGGATGAAGATCAAAAACGAACTGCGCGAAACAGACGTAAAAAAACGTCGGAAGCAGGAGTTCTTGGATTCGCCGGAAGGCCGGGTCGAACAACTCAACAAAGCCATAAAGGGGGAAGTGAAATTTAAAAACGCATTTAATTTACTGAATGATAAATCCGAGATGGAGATCATTTCTGAAAAGGAGCTTTCATAGAGGCTGAAAGGGATGGTGTAGGCGGTTCTTGTTTGTACATTGATGGGATGTAGGAAAGAAGCAAGTTGCCGAAGTGGGGTAGTTAAAAAATGCCTGCCGATACGATGTCAGCGGTTGGTTGTTTTAAATATACGGTTATAGATAAAATAGCTGATGAACCCTGTCATAACAGTAGCAATTATGTCCCAAATGTCTATGGGTTTGCCAAGCAAAGGGTGGGCAAGTTCAAACACAACCACACTGAATGTCCCAAGTTTCAGTAAGTAGTTTCCTTTGGTCGTGTCATTGGATAAAATGGCAATTAAGAAAAACAGGGTCGGCAATGTCCCCAAAGTATTACCCAAAGTGTCAGCAATATGAAAGTCATTGATTTTATTGTTGTAGATGTAAGGTCGGTAAATAGGCCGTCCCACCAACTCATACATGAGTAAAGCCGAAATTCCAATGGCAAAATTGATGGCTTTGTATGTAGTAAGCTTCCAATTTTTAAGCTCTGATACAAAATCGTTTAATGTCATAGGGCTATGTCATTCCGGTGCTGTTCTAATCGAATAGAGTTACCATTTTTTTCAGGCGGTTATTCTGCAATGGCCGGTAAGGGTTTACGAATTGGCGAAGAAGCGGATTTCGAAGCACGAAACCGTCTGCCGGCACTGAAACTGATACGAATCGGTCCGCCGAAGCGGCACAAAGCATCATTTAAGCACTGAACCCGCTTTTTTGCCAAAGCCTGTTGTAGCCGGTGCTTTCTCCCTTCGTCATTATTTTGTCGCTTTAAGTGATTTTACCACGAAATATATCAAAGGAATAAAAATTAGTCCTAATGTCATTGGTAAAAACCAAATTCCAAGTTCGTTCGCTTGTCCGTTTGCGTTTTGAATTGTCTTAAATGCAATTAGTCCGAAAATGACAACAATAATGAGTTTCAAATATCTAATCATTCTTGTTGCATTTGTATATTGTCTCAATGCGTTGTCTTGCGTTATGTTGGTCGGATAATTAAAAATGTGATGAAACTTATTTAGAATTGTCATCCCAACAAATAGAACTGTTGCTATTAGTGGCAAAGTTAAAATAGTCGCCCTTCCGCCAAATCCATCCGCTTGTCCTGCTCCATTATAATGTGTCGGAATAGTGTCAGGTAAGTTTGCATAGTTTGTAATTGTCAAACCCCAAAGCGAAATAGTTAAAAGCCAACCAATAATTTCAAATATTTTGTCGGCTGTGGTAAGTTCTAATTTTATTTTTGGTCTTTCTTCCATTGCCTTTACATTTATTCGTTGTCGTTTTTTTACCATTGGTTATAACTCGCTGAGTGACGTATGTTTTATACGATTTTTCTGCAAAGTAGAAGCTTTCACTGTAAAATGCAATCTTTGAAGTGACTGTTTGATAAGTAGCTGATTTACAAATATTTACGTGTTATTTATTGTGGTTTTTCTTTAGTAATAGGCTGAAAACAATACAAAATGCGCACTGCGTGTTTTGTATTGTTGAACGAACCTTCATTTTCACAAGCCTCAGCAAAACCAATCGTGATCTGCCGATTTCTATATCAAACGTCAAGTCGTGTCATAAATAGTTATCAAGCGGTCATTTTTTGAGAAGAGCGGCGGGGAAAGAATGGGAAGCATACCCTTACAGGTCGACAGCGTGGGCTGAAAACAGAAGGGTATTAAATTGCAAAAGAGTTACAATTTCCTATTGATTAGGAGATTGTAACTCTTTTGTTCGGGTTAAGATATCTACTTCTTCGGCGCGCTGATGACGTTCAGGTAGCGGCCCATCCAGTAGGGCAGGAGCCAGATGTCGCCGGCGCTGTGCTCGGAGGTACCGTTGCTGCCCGTGCGGTCGAGGGTAAACATGTTGCCGTTGTGCCGCTGTACGGGGCGCTCGTCGGGCGGCAGCACTTCTTTGAGCGTTTGGTTGCGGAAATTGGGCGCTATTTTTTCTATGTCTTTGCGGTGGCTGTTGGAAATGGCCCAGTCGATGAGGTCGAGCGGGTGCTCTCTCAGGTACCAGGCGGCTTCGTTGAGGTCAAATTCCGACGTGCCCGTCAGGGCCGTGAAAATATTCCAGGCTCCTTCCTTTTCGGGGCGCTCGATGGCCCAGTGGTCGAGGATGGCCTCTTTGTATTTGGCTTTGAGCGTATCGTTGAAGGCATAGCGGTACAGGCCCCAGTAGCTCACAAAATACATCTCGTCGTCGGAGTGATTCCAGCCGTCGGAGAGCAGTTTGCTGAGGTCGTCGGCTTCGCCGGGCGCGGGGCCGATCTCCTTCATGGGGCGCATGAGGTTTTCCAGGTATCCGTGCTTCTGCATCAGTTCAAAGGCTTTCTCTTTGTATTTCTCTTTTTTGGTGAAATGATAGGCCGTTTGCAGCATCGCCGTAATATTGGAAGAGGTGATCTTGCGGTCGCCCACATTTTTGGGCATGGCATTGACGTATTCCGGACTCCAGCGGCCCCAGGTGGTGGGTTTGCCGTCGTAGTCGATGAGGTAATAATTGTTCTTCACGATGTGGCTCATGAGCGTGTCGATGAGCGTGATGGCGCGGTTTTTCATATCGGGATCGTCGATAAGCTCGGCCATGGCTCCGAAGGCAAAAATGTGTCCCACGGCTTCGTCGCTGCTGGTGGTGGCTTTCCAATCCCATTCGGGGTCGGAAGAGTGCTGCCAGCGCTCGGGGTCGGAGAGCTGAGGGATGTACCCGCTCCGCTCAAACGACCGCGACGGAAACCCGGGCACAGGGTTGATGGTATAGAGGCGCTCCATGGCGTCGAGGGCTTCGCGACAGTTTTGAAGCGCATCTGCGTCTTTAGTGACGGCGTAGCGGAAGATTTCCCCGCCCAGATACATCGAGGTCCAGAGGCCGTCGTTGTCGGAGTCGGCGAGGTAGCCGGAAGCGATATTGCCTTTTTCCATGTTGTCCAAAGAGGCATTGAAACCGTTGCGAATGTGGCGGCTACGGACCTGCTCTTCGTAATACATGGCTTTTTCGTGCAGGGTCATTTGTTTGAAACAAATCTGCCCCAATCCCGCCGAGGTTAATACCAGTACGGATTTATTGGGCCCTTCGGCAATATGAACGACGCTGTTGCCCGGGAGCCAGCGTTCGCCGTTGTAATAGTCAAATTTGCCGTCGGCACGCAGCGCAAATGCGCCGTTGGTGGTGCCAAACCACACTTTGTCGCCGATGACCTCCACGGCGGTGATCTCGGTCCAGGGAAGTTTTTTACGGATGTCTCCCACTTGTTTTTTGGTGGCAACGTCCCATTCAATGTAGCCGTCGGGGGTGCCGACGAACAGTTTTTGGCCGTCGTCAGAGAGGTCAAAGGCCGTAAATGTCGCGCCCTGAAAGACGTTGGTCAGGGTAGTGCCCGCCAGCGTGTATACTGATTTTTTGCCCAGGATCCAAAACGCATCGGTGCCCGCTTGGTAACGGATCGAAACCACCTCGTCGCCGTCCAAGTCGCCTTTCCAGAGCGAGACGGAGTCTTTGAGGAGTTGCAGGGATTTACCGTCGGAGACCAAAAAGGTAAAGGCCTTTCCGCCCGCAAAGATGCGGGCCGCGGGAAGGGCGTGTTTGGAAAACAGCTTGCCCGCCCACGCATTGCTCAGCACGGTTTTGTCGTCCAGGTACACGAACTGATTTTCGTACACGCCGAGGGCGGCGATCTTTTTATTTTTCAGCGGACGATACGTGCCGTCGGTTTGGAGTTTGCCGTGGTACAGAAACTGCCCGTCGTAGGGTTGGAATAAACCGGCACTCGAAAGGATCTTCACCACGCCGTTGCGGTCGCTGTGGGCCGAAAGCAGCGTTCCGTTGGCGGGTTCTGAATAATACTTGACGCTGTAATCCTGCCAATAGGGTACGTCTTCGTAGACGGGTTGGGTGGTGGTGTTTTTGCTGCACGAGAGAAATAATCCAAGACAACAAAGGAGAAAGAGAGAGGTGGAACGCATTTCTTAATGATGAGTTTAGAATGACGAATGAACGAATTTGGATTTGGGAGTGATGATTTACGAGTGACGAATTTAGAATGACGAGTGACGAATTTGGGTTGGCTAATGACGAATTTAAACTGTTCACTGTTGAATATTCACTGTTCAATGTCTACCGTATCATGCCGAGGTAGCGGCCCATCCAGTAGGGAAGTTGCCAAAATACGGGTTCGCGCTCCCGGTGCGGGTCACCGCCGGCGGCAGTCCAGGGGTTTTTGTCCCAGCGGACGGTCATACGGAGGCTGGCGGGTTGGAGAATGTTCACCTGTTGATCTTCCAACACGGGCGTCCGTACGATCTTCAGGTCTTCGCGTTGGGTATGGTCGATGGGCCAGTCGATCAGGTCGAGCGGAGTATCCACCAAAAAGTCAACGGAATGGGCAAGCTCAACCTTTTTGTTTCTTGAATAACAATAGATAAAGTTGATGAGCGGATTATGATCGCCTTTGCGCTTTTCAAACCATTCGTCCATGTGTTTTTGGTAGAACGCCAGACGTTTCGGGTCTTTCTCACATTTTAATAAGATCGGATAGATATACGCCTGCAATACGACGTCGAAGTAAATGAACCACGCCGGATTTTGGTGTACCACCTGGGCCATGTTTTCCAGGTAATGCTCTTTTTCGATGAGCCGCAGGTACTCGCGTTGGTATTTTTCGTCGCGGGTCATGTGATGCGCCAGTTTCAGAAAACCCAGCAGTTCCATCGAATTTTGGTTTTTGTCGGGTGCCCACTCGGGGTCGCGGTTGAGTTGGTCCGGTGACCACACCGACCAGCGGGTAGCCTTGCCGTCTATATCGACAAAGTTGTAATTGTGTTTGATAAGGTAGTCTACGATGCGTGCCACGTGCTTTCGCACCACGGCTTTTTCGGCCTCGTCGGCTACGAGTTCGTAGTAAAAGTAATAGCCGAACATATGTCCGCACATTTCGTCGCTGCTCGTATCACCTTTCCAGAGCCATTGGCCGTCGTTGGATTTGCGCCAGCGCACCTCCACGGGCTTAAAGCGCGGCTCTTTGACCAACTCATCGGCCAGTTGCGGAGGTGTGAAGGTTCGGTTTTCGTCGTGGAGTTCGTATTTCCAGTCGGTCGGTACGATCGTACGGGCAAAAAAGCCTTCGGTACCGGTTACTTCCTGTAATAGTTTCAGAAAGTCGAAGGCTTTTTTGGCGTTGGCTTTAGCGTCGGGGCTTTGGGTAGCTGCGTACCGAAAGCATTCCATGGCGAGGTAGTTGCCGGTGTATTCGCCGTCGTTGTCGTCGTCTTCGGGGTGCCAAGTGCTGAGGTCGCCGGCTTTTTCCAATCGGCATTGCCCTGCGATCCACGGAGCGCGGATATGGCGTTGGAGAAGGACTTCGTGGAAATAATCATTCTTCTGCGCCAGCGTCATTTTTTTACGTTTTATGGCGCTTACTCCCTTTTTGGTAGCGATCCAGGCATTGCCGTTTTGGTCAAAATCCATATCCACGACATGGTCATCCAACAGCCACCGGCGCGTAAAACGCAGAGAATGGGTACCGTCTCGGTAGTAACGAACCACTCCTTTTTCGGTTCCGACCCACATTGTACCGTCGGGTGCGGCTTTAACGCAAGTGACGTAGACCGTCGGCAGCCCGTTGGCGGGAGTGATCGTTCGTACTTTTTTGCCTTTTTGAAGGAGAGAAACCCCGCCCAATCCTCCCGCCCAGAGGTGCTGTTGGGTGTCCAATGCACTACCTTTGATATATCCGCTTAAAAGTTCGTTTGTGTTCCTGAAAATTCGGGTTTTTTCTACCTTATTAATACAGTATAATCCAACGTCGGTCGATAGCCAAAGATTTTCGTCGGCATCGGTCACGGCATCCCGTACTGAGCGGGGAATCTCGACCGGCCGTTTGACAAAACGCTGCCCGTCGAACCGCCACATCCCTTTCGGACCGATGGCCACTATGCCGGCTTGGGTAAGGCAAAGCACCGAAATGGGGGCTTCCACGCCCGGAATACGTTCGAGCTGATCTTTTGTTACCCGATAAACGCCCTCCCACGTGCCAAACCACGCGGTATTTTGGGTATCGAGGGCCACCGTAAATGCCGGGCCGTTGCCGGTGTCGGTCGGCAGGGGTATCCAGGCAGATTGGCCTTCTTTCTTCACAAACATACCTGCTGCCGCAGCGATCCATACCCGGCCCTTTTGATCGACCGCAATACTCCGTACCTCGTTGGAGGTCGGGGAGGTCGGGTCTACGGGATAGACCTCGTGAAATTCCTGCCAAAAGGCAGTATCTCGGTACAGAGACAAGGGTTGACTCTGTCCGTTACCGTACGGATGAACGGAAAAAAGAAGGAGCGTTAAAACACTTTTCAGGAGGAACGATCTCATTTTGTCGAAGTAACGTGCATTGATAGTACTCCGTTCAAACGGGGTAGGACTATCGGTAAAAACGGCAATTTGGGGAAACAGGTCGATTCTGTCATTTTTACCTCGCCTGTCCCGGCGCAGCACGCTCGAACGTTAACGAAATGTTATGGCTAAATGATAGTTTTACAATGCTTTATAGGCTTTTATTAAGGCAATGAGATGTCTTTGATGATTTGCGTGAATTGAGGATATATTTACGCATTTTGAGATGGTTTTCTGAAAATAAGAATGTACTTTTACTTTCACAATTCTAAGAATAATTAGTCCTTTTACAATCTATCCCGGTTTTAACCTTTTCCAGAAAACTACACCATGGCCTGTATCAGCGAATATACCCTGCGTAAAGTAATACAAGGTGATCAGACTGCCTTCACGGAGTTGTATAACTACTATAAAACACCTGCCATCAAGTTTTGCGTTTCGCTTGTAAAGGATGAAGAGGAAGCGGAAAACATGTTACATGAAGTGTTTATTAAGATATGGGAGAAAAGAGACCATATCAACCCTGCGCTCAACTTCAATTCGTATTTATTTACCTGCCTGCGTAATCTGGCCTTTGATCATTTTAAAAAGATGGAAAAGAGTCACTTTATCCGGCAGCAGTACATGGAACGAATAGAGGGCCGGGACGACGAAGAAATCGAAACCGAAGAGGCAAAGCTCAGGCGGCTTCGTACGGCGATCGATTCTTTGTCGGAAAAGCGGAAAATCATTTTGAAGCTTAATGTGGAAGAAGGCAAATCCTATCAGGAGATTGCGGAATTGATGCGCATCTCGAAAAACACCGTCAAGAATCAATTGGTCAAAGCCAAGCAGTTTCTGCGCGAAAGGGTAGACATAGCCGCTGCATTATAGGAGAGCCTGACACAGGCTGTCTTTCGATTCTTCTTTTTGTCCCGTTCAAGCAGGGAGATCACCTGCTGACATCATATAAATAATCGACGAGATTAACCCGGTTCCAAGCAAAATGGAATGGGGTTAATCTCTTTTTTTTGGGGGAACTAACGGAAATCATTATTTCCGGCCCTATTTATTTTCATATTTCCTTCCTCTTTTTTTAACCGCTTTTTAATCCGGCCTTCCTAGTACATTCACCGGCTCACGCTGTATTTAACACACAAAACAGTAAACCTTTTAATGAATATGAACTACAACTCTACTATGTGGCGCAGACTGATGCGCTTACTGATGACGACTCTGGTTGTGGGAGGAAGTTTCGCCGCAACTTGGGCCCAGATCCGTACCGTAACGGGCAAAATTACCTCCAAAGAAGACGGCTCCGGTATGCCGGGCGTCAACATCGTTTTGAAAGGAAGCCAAAAGGGGTCAAGCAGCAACGGCACGGGAAACTATTCCATGGAAGTGACCGGCAACAATCCGGTATTGGTTTTTTCATTTGTAGGCTACAGCCCGGTAGAAGTGCCTGTCGGTACGCGCAGCGTGATAGATGTAAGCATGGAGCCCGGCATCGAAACCCTGCAGGAAGTGGTGGTGACGGCCTTGGGGATCAGCCGCGAAAAACGCTCACTGGCGTTTTCGGTAGGAGAATTAAAATCAGAGGATATCGTGAAAGCGGGCAACCCCAACTTAATGAAATCGTTGGATGGAAAAGTGAGCGGGGTCAACCTGACCAACATCAGCAGTGACCCTACCTCTTCGGTATTGGTCAATATTCGCGGTACATCGGCCATGCCGACCTTAAGCAATGCCAACGTTTCGCTGAAAGGGCAGCCGCTGTACGTCATCAACGGCATTCCGGTCGGAACGCAGTCGTTTACCAACAAAGACGGGGTTGATTTCGGCAATATCCTTTCGCAGCTCAACCCGGAAGATATTGCCTCGGTCACGATTCTCAAAGGCGGCAGCGCAGGAGCGCTGTACGGTGCGGAAGGCGGAAACGGAGTGGTCATGATCACTACCAAATCGGGGGCCGGGCTTAAAAAAGGCATTGGCGTAAGCTTTACCACGTCGGCGACTGCCGATAAGGCCTATCAATTCTTTCCGGAACAAACGGGCTACGGACAGGGAGAAAGAGCCTATGAGTGGCAATATGATAACACGGATACCTGGGGCCCTAAACTGGACGGTAAGTTTTCGGCAGACTATTGGGACGTTGCGGCCAAACAGTGGAAAAACGGCCCGATGCTATCGGCCAATGAAGACCGTGTAAGGGCTTACCTGCGAACCGGGAATACCATGACCAATACCGTCAGCGTAACGGGGAACTATGACAAAGGCTCTTTCCGCTTCTCAGTATCTGATATGAACAATAAGGGCGTGATGCCCAATACCAAGACCGACCAGAAATCGTTCAGCCTCAACAGTACGTATAACCTGACCAAAGACGTACGTGTATCGGTGAGCGGGAGCTATATTAAAACATTCTCGCCCAATAAGGCAAACACTACCGGCTCAAACAGCGTCCTGAATGATCTGCTGTTTAACATTCCGGCCAACCTCCAGCCACTCGACCAAATGAGAGATTACTGGATGCCGGGTTTTGCGGGAATCCGCCAAAACGGTGCCATCATGAAAGACAATGGCATTGATGTAGCACAAAATAACCCCTGGTGGCTGACGTATGAAAAGATCCACAAATTTGCGCGGGATAATTATTTCGGCAAAGTGCAGTTGGATTGGCAATTGACCAAGCCTCTTTCATTCATGCTTCGTACGGGGATGCAGAATGTGAGAGAAGACTATGAACTCAGACAATCATGGGGTGCCAAAGGAGACGCCTTCGGTCAGTTTGTGTCCGGCAACAGCAGCAATATTGAAGCCAACACCGATGCGATCCTGACCTACAATAACAACTTCGGCAGATGGTCGGTAACGGTAGCCGGGGGCGGAAACTATCGCTATACCAATGCCGGTTCGATGGAAATCGTCGGCGGTGATCTGAGCTCCCCTGCGCTGTTTACGCTCGGCAATATCAAAGCCGGGACCCTGACCGCCAACGGAAATCCGTATTTGGTAGGGAAGTCGGAAAGCTTATACGGAACCGCCAATGTCGGTTATAACAACCAGGTATTTCTGGAAGTGACCGGCCGTAACGACTGGAAAGGAGCCTATGCGCAGGAAAAAATCAGTTATTTCTATCCTTCCGCTTCGTTGAGTTGGGTACTTTCCGAAACGGTAAAGCTGCCTTCTGTCTTTAATCTGGTCAAAGCCCGCCTGAACTACGCTGATGTAGGCAACGGACTCGTTCGCAGAAGGTCCATCGACACGTACAGCTACGATGCCAGCCCTTGGGGCGCTATCAATACGGTCAGCTTAAATGCGTCCATTGTTGACCCTAATCTGAAGGCGCAGCACTCGGTTTCGAAAGAGATCGGTACGGATATCTGGATGCTCAACAATCGCATCAAATTTGATTTTACGTACTTCGTAAAGGACCAAAAAGATCAGATCGACAATATTCCGCTGGTGCAGGGCACAGGATACACCGGATTATTGACCAACATCGGTGACGTACGCAACAAAGGCTTCGAATGGGGATTGAACTTTACGCCCATTAAAACCAAAGACCTGACCTGGGATGTTTCGGCCAGCTTTACCCATTACAAAGCAACAATCACTCGCCTGTCTGACAAGTTTGCCCCGGCCGGTTATGTATTTGCAAGCTACGACGGTAAAACCAAGGTAAAAATTGCCGAAGGTGAAGTAATCGGAAGTATTTACGAAGAAAACCCTGTCTTGCGGGTTAAAACCGGTAAATACGCCGGGATGCCGCTGTTGGACGGTGATGAAGGAAAGATTCAAAAATCCGGCGACGAAAGAGACCGCGGCAAATTGGGTAATTTCAACCCTGACTTTATTTTGGGGCTGAATACTACCCTTAAATATAAGCAGTTCACGCTTGGATTGGTAGGAAGCCTGCGCAAAGGCGGTAAGTATGTGTCGGTCAATCAGCAATATGCCGAATCAAACGGACGCGCCGTCACTACTCTGGGCTCAGGCCCGAACAACCCTTACTGGGTCGGTGGACGTGATGCCGAAAACGGCGGTTTGGTGTGGCCGGCCGAAGGGGCCAGTGAATACAAGGCCATCAATAATAACAATGACGATAAACGCTCCAATTTTCAGGATGCCAGCTACGTAAAAGGCGTATTCCTGAATCCGAACTACACCGGCGACCCGGCCAAAGCTACAGATGCCGATTACATCGTCAACGGAGCGGATCCTAAAAACACGTTCTACGATTTCCCTTACAACGGATACGGTGATATCATCTGGAATTTCTCGGCCACCAGAACCTACGATGCCACCAACTTTAAAATGAGAGAAATTACCCTCGCGTACACGTTGCCGAGAGCCCTTACCACCAAATACAACCTCAGCAACGTCACCTTCGCGCTGATCGGCAGAAACGTATTTCAGTGGAACGCTTCCGGTCGTAACGAAGACCCGGAGTCGGCCTTCTCGGGCGTAGGTACCAATCAGGGTATCCTCAGAGCTACCTTGCCCAGCATTCGTTCGTATGGCTTCAAGCTGTCTCTTGATTTTTAATGTTTAATTTTCATTGTACGATACAAGATATGAAACCATTTTATAAAACATTCGCAGCTATCTTACTGGCAGGGGTTTTTTCCTGCAGTGACGATGAATTACGGATTGCGGATACCGTGCAGCAATTGGATGCGGTAGAATCCGTCAACGATCCTTATCTGTTGGCTTCGGTCATCAAGCAAACCTCGCTTTTTTATCAGAACATGAGCTTTGATAACCGCCGTCTTCCGAGTGCGGTGCAGCACATGCAAAGCAACTACCAAAGCGGGGATAATTTCTATTCGGGCTTCAAATCACCCATCGACGACATGTATTCGGCCATGAATATCCTGAAGTTGGTGGATGGCTCCATTGGATTGGCCGATAAAAGAGCTTCCAAAGCCCACAAAGGAATCTTTATTACATTCCGGGTACTGCTGTTCTCTTTCATGACCGATTTTTACGGTGATGTCTATTATACGGAAGCCCTCAAAGCCCGCGAAGGTATACTGTATCCTAAGTATGATAAACAGCAGGTTACCTATAACGGATTACTTAAGGAATTGGAGGATGCCACGGCGCTTTTGACCGCCGGAACGGAGCCTATCGACAAGAGCTATGACCTGATGTTCGGCGGCGACAAAACCAAGTGGATTAAGTTTGCCAACTCCCTGAAATTGCGGCTGCTCTTGCACGCGTCGGGTAAAATGGCGGATGCAGGCACTAAAATGACGGCGTTGCTCAATGCTCCGCTCCTTACTGAAGCGACCGAGAATGCCTCGATTGGCTACGTGGGTGTAACAGCCGATAACTCGTGGAAAGGCGGAAACATCAACTGGGGCTCCGTGGATGAATTCAATAAAAGAAGACCCTGCAAAACCTTGGTGGACAAATTGACGGAGCTGAAAGACCCTCGCCTGAATGTCTGGATAGCGCCGGTGGAAAATCCCTGGACCACGGATAAAGCCCAAAACGGGGTTGCTGTCACGACCATT
Above is a window of Runella slithyformis DSM 19594 DNA encoding:
- a CDS encoding TetR/AcrR family transcriptional regulator, which produces MTDAKEHWIKIGYEIFAVSGENGLKIEVIARKIGISKSSFYHHFADLELFMEQLLSYHLKQSAIMAAKEKAANTIHPELIHILVEHKTDLLFNRQLRFNQQNESYKNTLLKSNQIIGNEFVKLWAKDLNLTLSQKQLEGLFELALENFFLQINPKNLHFDWLKQYFENLQKIARNFV
- a CDS encoding helix-turn-helix domain-containing protein produces the protein MSIIVNLDVMMAKRKMSLNELSEKVDLTLSNLSILKTGKAKAIRFTTLEAICKALDCQPGDILEYKESPTD
- a CDS encoding DUF2975 domain-containing protein, producing the protein MLQRNNIVFKGLHIVAWVIFVGLCIEAGGLTVNFIFSLYKPEFVQNLYQKLDLSQMYSRSKWAFFSMYSFILIISMLKAYLFYEVILLISKLDLAKPFNSYVANRITKISYYTLSIGIISYLARQTAKNLLHREYEIAPLNPFWADSQAYILMAAVIYVIATIFSKGVEIQNENDLTV
- a CDS encoding DUF1648 domain-containing protein, with product MVKKRQRINVKAMEERPKIKLELTTADKIFEIIGWLLTISLWGLTITNYANLPDTIPTHYNGAGQADGFGGRATILTLPLIATVLFVGMTILNKFHHIFNYPTNITQDNALRQYTNATRMIRYLKLIIVVIFGLIAFKTIQNANGQANELGIWFLPMTLGLIFIPLIYFVVKSLKATK
- a CDS encoding ligand-binding sensor domain-containing protein, which gives rise to MRSFLLKSVLTLLLFSVHPYGNGQSQPLSLYRDTAFWQEFHEVYPVDPTSPTSNEVRSIAVDQKGRVWIAAAAGMFVKKEGQSAWIPLPTDTGNGPAFTVALDTQNTAWFGTWEGVYRVTKDQLERIPGVEAPISVLCLTQAGIVAIGPKGMWRFDGQRFVKRPVEIPRSVRDAVTDADENLWLSTDVGLYCINKVEKTRIFRNTNELLSGYIKGSALDTQQHLWAGGLGGVSLLQKGKKVRTITPANGLPTVYVTCVKAAPDGTMWVGTEKGVVRYYRDGTHSLRFTRRWLLDDHVVDMDFDQNGNAWIATKKGVSAIKRKKMTLAQKNDYFHEVLLQRHIRAPWIAGQCRLEKAGDLSTWHPEDDDNDGEYTGNYLAMECFRYAATQSPDAKANAKKAFDFLKLLQEVTGTEGFFARTIVPTDWKYELHDENRTFTPPQLADELVKEPRFKPVEVRWRKSNDGQWLWKGDTSSDEMCGHMFGYYFYYELVADEAEKAVVRKHVARIVDYLIKHNYNFVDIDGKATRWSVWSPDQLNRDPEWAPDKNQNSMELLGFLKLAHHMTRDEKYQREYLRLIEKEHYLENMAQVVHQNPAWFIYFDVVLQAYIYPILLKCEKDPKRLAFYQKHMDEWFEKRKGDHNPLINFIYCYSRNKKVELAHSVDFLVDTPLDLIDWPIDHTQREDLKIVRTPVLEDQQVNILQPASLRMTVRWDKNPWTAAGGDPHREREPVFWQLPYWMGRYLGMIR
- a CDS encoding RNA polymerase sigma factor: MACISEYTLRKVIQGDQTAFTELYNYYKTPAIKFCVSLVKDEEEAENMLHEVFIKIWEKRDHINPALNFNSYLFTCLRNLAFDHFKKMEKSHFIRQQYMERIEGRDDEEIETEEAKLRRLRTAIDSLSEKRKIILKLNVEEGKSYQEIAELMRISKNTVKNQLVKAKQFLRERVDIAAAL